A window of Fragaria vesca subsp. vesca linkage group LG7, FraVesHawaii_1.0, whole genome shotgun sequence contains these coding sequences:
- the LOC101301818 gene encoding uncharacterized protein LOC101301818, translating into MASSPPSSPHDGSPLLLSDPPHAVPLALPAPPSSSSAPPPPSTSRRLPPPCWSHDETVALIDSYRDKWYSLRRGNLKATHWQDVADAVSRRCPAASPAKTAVQCRHKMEKLRKRYRTEIQRARSMPLARFTSSWVHFKRMDAMEKGPAAMKNENSDSPVDDGEDEENDEEEDQDQELYEELRYGSNMKSMSKMYRNGVGIGGSGGGSSVGGGNGGFRIRIPTGVSIAQPGNKVYPKMDQKFGMNSHPGTSYATAKVMRECNNNVGGRGGGGLGKRERERDPVAEMVSAIKVLGDGFVRTEQTKIEMAREIETMRMEMEMKRTEMILESQQRIVDAFAKAVSEKKKKKAKRMPSPEV; encoded by the coding sequence ATGGCCTCCTCTCCTCCCTCCTCTCCCCACGACGGCTCTCCTCTCCTCCTCTCCGACCCCCCTCACGCCGTCCCCCTCGCCCTCCCCGCCCCTCCCTCCTCCTCCTCCGCCCCGCCGCCGCCCTCCACCTCCCGCCGCCTCCCCCCGCCGTGCTGGTCCCACGACGAGACCGTCGCCCTCATCGACTCCTACCGCGACAAGTGGTACTCCCTCCGCCGCGGCAACCTCAAGGCCACGCACTGGCAGGACGTCGCCGACGCCGTCTCCCGCCGCTGCCCCGCCGCCTCCCCCGCCAAGACCGCCGTCCAGTGCCGCCACAAGATGGAGAAGCTCCGCAAGCGCTACCGCACCGAGATCCAGCGCGCTAGGTCCATGCCCTTGGCCAGATTCACCTCCTCCTGGGTCCACTTCAAGCGCATGGACGCCATGGAGAAAGGCCCGGCGGCGATGAAGAACGAGAACTCGGATAGTCCCGTTGACGACGGCGAGGATGAGGAGAACGATGAGGAGGAGGATCAGGACCAGGAGCTGTATGAGGAGCTGAGATACGGTTCGAATATGAAGAGTATGAGTAAGATGTATAGGAATGGAGTTGGGATTGGTGGGAGTGGTGGAGGGAGCAGTGTTGGTGGTGGGAATGGTGGGTTTCGGATTCGGATTCCGACTGGGGTTAGTATAGCTCAGCCTGGGAATAAGGTTTATCCGAAGATGGATCAGAAGTTTGGGATGAATTCGCACCCGGGGACGAGCTATGCTACTGCTAAGGTGATGAGGGAGTGCAATAATAATGTAGGGGGGAGAGGTGGTGGGGGGTTGGGGAAGAGGGAGAGGGAGAGGGACCCTGTGGCAGAGATGGTGTCGGCGATTAAGGTGTTGGGAGATGGGTTTGTGAGGACGGAGCAGACGAAGATTGAGATGGCCAGGGAGATTGAGACTATGCGGATGGAGATGGAGATGAAGAGGACCGAGATGATATTGGAGTCACAGCAGCGGATTGTGGATGCTTTTGCAAAGGCTGTTTCGGAGAAGAAGAAGAAGAAGGCCAAGAGAATGCCGTCTCCTGAGGTGTAG
- the LOC101314899 gene encoding uncharacterized protein LOC101314899 yields MLGFSRNVVNKSYKSEVPFEKREAEAARIREHHPDRVPVIVEKANKSDVPDIEKNKYLVPADITVGHLVFVIRKKIKLDPDQAIFVFVKDILPPTAALMSSIYEKRKDEDGFLYMTYSGESTFGILLYNMLSTALELIAPPPSKSTVPIFLLFEKAPGPLGSSVALRSSPITSPIQFFLLFRSIKDLKICKIILCLAAFAKLLAQIMKLKAHHPDHLIKSIRLDNAGEFTSKSFDDYFLSIGIDVEHLVPHVHSQNNLAEATTKRLQLVAQALGMRTNLPVFACDHAILHAVVLIRFRPTVN; encoded by the exons ATGTTGGGTTTTAGCAGAAACGTTGTCAACAAGTCTTACAAGTCGGAAGTCCCTTTCGAGAAAAGGGAAGCAGAAGCTGCTCGCATTAGAGAGCATCATCCTGATAGAGTACCAGTGATTGTTGAAAAGGCGAACAAAAGTGATGTGCCTGATATTGAGAAGAACAAATACCTGGTGCCTGCCGATATTACTGTTGGGCATTTAGTCTTTGTGATCCGGAAAAAGATCAAGCTTGATCCTGACCAGGCAATTTTTGTTTTCGTTAAGGATATTTTGCCACCAACAGCTGCTTTAATGTCTTCAATTTATGAGAAACGTAAGGATGAAGATGGTTTTCTTTATATGACATACAGTGGCGAGAGCACGTTTGGGAT TTTACTCTATAACATGTTATCAACAGCTCTTGAGCTGATAGCTCCACCACCTTCAAAATCCACTGTCCCGATTTTTCTTCTTTTTGAAAAAGCCCCAGGTCCCCTCGGCTCCTCCGTCGCACTTCGGTCGTCGCCGATCACATCTCCGATCCAATTTTTCCTGCTTTTTCGATCGATCAAAGATTTGAAGATTTGTAAG ATCATTTTGTGCCTTGCTGCATTTGCTAAACTCCTAGCTCAAATTATGAAACTCAAGGCACACCACCCTGATCATCTGATCAAGTCTATTCGATTGGACAATGCAGGAGAGTTTACATCAAAATCTTTTGATGATTATTTCTTATCTATTGGGATTGATGTTGAACATCTCGTTCCCCATGTTCATTCACAGAACAATCTTGCTGAAGCAACAACCAAGCGGTTACAGCTTGTGGCTCAGGCATTGGGGATGCGCACCAATCTACCCGTATTTGCATGTGATCATGCAATTTTACATGCAGTTGTACTTATTCGTTTCAGACCCACCGTCAACTAA